A window from Fusobacterium sp. FSA-380-WT-3A encodes these proteins:
- a CDS encoding sigma-54-dependent Fis family transcriptional regulator produces MIFKNINFSKEFKEFRHLIDNLYDEVMIYDDCYNIVYVNNACERHYNCSAESMIGKSFFDFVSQKNSTWDCSILPIVYEEKKPYMAHQSTIFGASITTIAIPIFDDKNNIKYVVMSVRDNPQNITLYNPNYVSVNLDNSTEYLLETNSKKMKEIIKIAEKISTVDVSCILTGESGTGKSILAKYIHSSGTRKGKPFISLNCASIPENLVESELFGYEKGAFTGANNSGKKGLIETADGGTLLLDEISELPLTTQAKLLQFLQEKKIMPIGSNKEIKVDVRIIAATNRDLKEMVKNKLFREDLYYRLNVIELHLPALRERKEDIPYLVKHFFNIFNKKYSLNKKISDETIEYLKNEKWHGNIRELQHRIERLIITSENDLINISNFIKYQNTPIENNIFDDDESFSFEEKVDEFKAQLINKAYKKYNSSRKLANYLKITQTKANNLINKYVK; encoded by the coding sequence ATGATATTTAAAAATATAAATTTTTCTAAAGAGTTTAAGGAGTTTCGTCATCTTATTGATAATCTTTATGATGAAGTTATGATATATGATGATTGTTACAATATTGTCTATGTAAATAATGCTTGTGAAAGACACTATAATTGTTCTGCTGAATCTATGATTGGAAAATCTTTTTTTGATTTTGTTTCTCAAAAAAATAGTACTTGGGATTGCTCTATTCTTCCTATTGTATATGAAGAAAAGAAACCTTATATGGCTCATCAAAGTACAATATTTGGAGCAAGTATTACAACAATAGCTATTCCTATATTTGATGATAAAAATAATATAAAATATGTGGTTATGAGTGTCAGAGATAATCCACAAAATATAACTTTATATAATCCTAATTATGTATCTGTAAATCTGGATAATTCTACAGAATATTTATTGGAAACCAATAGCAAAAAAATGAAAGAAATTATTAAGATAGCTGAAAAAATAAGTACTGTTGATGTTTCTTGTATTCTTACAGGGGAAAGTGGAACAGGAAAAAGTATTTTGGCAAAATATATTCACTCTAGTGGGACTAGAAAAGGAAAACCTTTTATAAGTTTAAACTGTGCTAGTATTCCTGAAAATTTAGTTGAAAGTGAATTATTTGGTTATGAAAAAGGGGCTTTTACAGGAGCTAATAACAGTGGAAAAAAGGGACTTATTGAAACTGCTGATGGAGGAACTTTACTTTTAGATGAAATTTCTGAACTACCTTTAACAACACAGGCTAAACTTTTACAATTTTTACAAGAGAAAAAAATAATGCCTATTGGTTCTAACAAAGAAATTAAAGTTGATGTTAGAATTATTGCTGCTACTAACAGAGATTTAAAAGAGATGGTTAAGAATAAATTATTTAGAGAGGATTTATATTATAGATTAAATGTTATTGAATTGCATCTTCCAGCTCTAAGGGAGAGAAAAGAGGATATTCCCTATCTTGTAAAACATTTCTTTAATATTTTTAATAAAAAATATTCTTTAAATAAGAAAATAAGTGATGAAACTATTGAGTATTTAAAAAATGAAAAGTGGCATGGAAATATTAGAGAACTCCAACATAGAATTGAAAGATTGATTATAACTTCGGAAAATGATTTAATAAATATAAGTAATTTTATTAAATATCAAAATACACCTATAGAAAATAATATATTTGATGATGATGAAAGTTTTTCTTTTGAAGAAAAAGTAGATGAGTTTAAAGCTCAATTGATAAATAAAGCATATAAAAAATATAATTCTTCAAGAAAATTGGCTAATTATCTAAAAATAACTCAAACTAAAGCTAATAATTTAATAAATAAATATGTAAAATAA
- the rfbC gene encoding dTDP-4-dehydrorhamnose 3,5-epimerase: protein MKVIKTDIEGVYIIEPQIFGDNRGWFTESWSQRKMEEAGLFYNFVQDNHSFSAVKGTLRGLHFQKGEASQAKLVRCVRGAVLDVAVDLRKNSKTYKKWVSCVLSEENKRQFLIPRGFAHGFLTLTDNVEFLYKADNYYNFEADRNIIWNDKELNIDWGIENPILSPKDAKAPKLSESDVDF, encoded by the coding sequence ATGAAAGTTATAAAAACAGATATAGAAGGAGTTTATATAATAGAGCCACAAATTTTTGGAGATAATAGAGGTTGGTTTACAGAATCTTGGTCACAAAGAAAAATGGAAGAGGCTGGACTTTTTTATAATTTTGTACAAGATAACCACTCTTTTTCAGCAGTAAAGGGAACTTTAAGAGGATTACATTTCCAAAAAGGTGAGGCTTCTCAAGCAAAACTTGTAAGATGTGTGAGGGGAGCAGTTTTAGATGTGGCAGTAGATTTAAGAAAAAATTCTAAAACTTACAAAAAATGGGTTTCTTGTGTTTTATCAGAAGAAAATAAAAGACAGTTTTTAATCCCTAGAGGTTTTGCTCATGGATTTTTAACTTTAACTGACAATGTAGAATTTTTATATAAAGCTGATAATTATTATAATTTTGAAGCTGATAGAAATATAATTTGGAATGATAAGGAGCTAAATATCGATTGGGGAATTGAAAATCCCATTCTTTCTCCAAAAGATGCTAAAGCTCCAAAACTATCAGAAAGTGATGTAGATTTCTAA
- a CDS encoding LytTR family DNA-binding domain-containing protein — protein MKIGIKAEENLKILLEEVLPYEYVSLDEDIDLSNINIVIIDSDTENLESYLVDYKRNNINIIALVGEKDIHKMRELFLSKLVDDCIIRKEIFRIEESIERLAKEKAQITGFYLSDTFKKGIYKFSDINYITYSGISRKTEFHLTTSETFTVKKNFYEIEEKIKNLTMFYKLDRSTIINIQLIEILDFKEEMIIFKNKNFIYTSKQKLKEIESKNFFGKNMGYLEI, from the coding sequence ATGAAGATAGGGATAAAGGCTGAAGAAAATTTAAAAATTCTTTTAGAAGAGGTACTTCCTTATGAATATGTAAGTTTAGATGAAGATATAGATTTAAGTAATATAAATATAGTTATAATAGATTCAGATACAGAAAATTTAGAAAGTTATTTGGTAGATTACAAAAGAAATAATATAAATATAATAGCCTTAGTTGGAGAAAAAGATATTCATAAAATGAGAGAGCTTTTCTTAAGTAAATTAGTAGATGATTGTATTATAAGAAAAGAGATTTTTAGAATAGAGGAGAGTATTGAAAGATTAGCAAAAGAAAAAGCTCAAATTACAGGTTTTTATCTTTCAGATACTTTTAAAAAGGGAATTTATAAATTTTCAGATATAAACTATATAACTTATTCTGGAATCAGTAGAAAAACAGAGTTTCATCTAACAACTTCTGAAACTTTTACTGTAAAGAAAAATTTTTATGAGATTGAGGAAAAAATAAAAAATCTAACTATGTTTTATAAATTAGATAGAAGTACTATTATTAATATTCAACTGATTGAAATTCTAGATTTTAAAGAAGAGATGATAATATTTAAAAATAAAAACTTTATCTATACAAGCAAACAAAAATTAAAGGAGATTGAAAGCAAAAATTTCTTTGGAAAAAATATGGGATATTTAGAAATATAA
- a CDS encoding MipA/OmpV family protein, whose translation MKKAFLILGIGAILAQGAYADSVGLGYGLTSKVFKSDKPHYILPFIDIEYNGFFIDGGKPYGLAFGYNLIEEDNYSFSLYALPFGGYKIEAKDMDAGYRGIDDRDTQFMGGAEFSYTFIPFDVNSSVAFEYGKEGGNIHFKLNKPFYINSQFTLVPSFNYTYYNSSMVDYYFGVDNHEALRPQSYNINGAYEGKSGYTCGVGLLGNYQLTESFSTVGFIGITKLSKELADSPLAHDDIVTAIGGGIIYSF comes from the coding sequence ATGAAAAAAGCTTTTTTAATTTTAGGAATTGGAGCTATTCTTGCTCAAGGTGCTTATGCTGACAGTGTTGGTTTAGGATATGGACTTACTAGCAAAGTTTTCAAAAGTGACAAACCTCATTATATTTTACCTTTTATAGATATTGAATATAATGGATTTTTTATTGACGGTGGAAAACCATATGGACTTGCTTTTGGTTATAATTTAATTGAAGAGGACAATTATTCTTTTTCTCTTTATGCTCTTCCTTTTGGAGGATATAAAATAGAGGCTAAAGATATGGATGCAGGTTATAGAGGAATTGATGACAGAGATACTCAATTTATGGGTGGAGCTGAATTTTCTTATACTTTTATCCCTTTTGATGTTAATTCTTCTGTAGCTTTTGAATATGGAAAAGAGGGTGGAAATATTCATTTTAAACTTAATAAACCTTTCTACATCAATTCTCAATTTACTTTAGTTCCTAGCTTCAATTATACTTACTACAATAGTAGTATGGTAGATTATTATTTTGGTGTGGATAATCACGAGGCTCTAAGACCACAATCATATAATATTAATGGAGCTTATGAGGGAAAATCTGGATATACTTGTGGAGTTGGATTACTTGGAAACTATCAACTAACTGAAAGTTTTTCTACAGTTGGATTTATTGGAATAACAAAATTATCTAAAGAGTTAGCTGATTCTCCTTTAGCTCATGATGATATTGTTACAGCTATTGGTGGAGGAATTATTTATTCTTTCTAA
- a CDS encoding Wzz/FepE/Etk N-terminal domain-containing protein: protein MDNKDYQLEEIKNYHQEDDEIDLMELLAILVREKFTILVTFIIVSALSLGVALYMRDNGKSAAVIVKLASPELKNKKVNLLPPNVLEEVYTKENLETKEKISLDNFREAFKISGIIPQDVKTQMEFAEKKGETLDYIPENYSIQLRIGDLETSKKILNEYIQGLNREFKDNYESKYRAEIIDTSIVDSTTSEYQDILDLIKKDRDILENVINEKLKTNISYVSYGFGYRDIQIKIKNLENIKINKIESFLEATNIVKNPDSFKAISKGRIDKLKLLLDEKLKVQNDYLSILENEKRSDKTTTIPKGLKINLEDDKEDEYYSKIINSNINLQNEISAIKNQIKILELKNANLKTGTTEEILYIKNGIKNIITDYNMIIEEFNQLAIQENRIKYGEMLKKASPITIVSESKAKLILAAGVVLGLFMGILIAFCKEFFKSFKKYLGVIVVFFLVTSIGYSQEKFIISFSHKEITKGQNPDKTPLNIEKIMENYIKKNFPNENSAKIVITPILMEDSYKKVKSRLISDSSYLYIPTQYIVSLETDDISKEKEICDKLKSEFPKFYIDYFLNKSEDFSNKETFEEENYTERLDGLNNTLIGIEEDIENRKLFEGNNKKKEEYNRISFEIWKIRNSIYRDLESYIVSNNLALNVEKEKILLAGEKTILLRELETIKEKIAFYSNLLSKYNLGSNEVVILENGDLAVQNKSSIKEKQYLEISASNLKLLEKEKEINRKILEIEKLSTSLRKVTEKEALVLEEKFKILEREIYILEQKIKYIELRDYKREYDSSVRISEYKEK from the coding sequence ATGGACAATAAAGATTATCAGTTAGAAGAAATCAAAAATTATCATCAGGAAGATGATGAAATTGATTTAATGGAACTTTTAGCTATATTAGTTAGAGAAAAGTTTACAATATTAGTAACTTTTATTATTGTATCAGCCTTATCTTTAGGAGTAGCTTTATATATGAGGGATAATGGAAAAAGTGCTGCAGTAATAGTAAAATTAGCTTCCCCAGAATTAAAAAATAAAAAAGTAAACTTATTGCCACCAAATGTCTTAGAAGAAGTTTATACTAAGGAAAACTTAGAAACAAAGGAGAAAATAAGTTTAGATAATTTTAGAGAGGCTTTTAAAATTTCTGGAATAATTCCACAGGATGTAAAAACACAAATGGAATTTGCAGAAAAGAAAGGGGAAACTTTAGATTACATACCAGAAAATTACTCTATTCAATTAAGAATAGGAGATTTAGAAACAAGTAAGAAAATTTTAAATGAGTATATTCAGGGATTAAATAGAGAGTTTAAAGATAATTATGAATCTAAATATAGAGCTGAAATTATAGATACTAGTATAGTTGACAGTACTACAAGTGAATATCAAGATATCCTTGATTTAATAAAAAAAGATAGAGATATTTTAGAAAATGTTATCAATGAAAAGTTAAAAACAAATATCTCTTATGTATCTTATGGCTTTGGATATAGAGATATTCAAATAAAAATAAAAAATTTAGAAAATATAAAAATAAATAAAATTGAAAGTTTTTTAGAAGCTACAAATATAGTAAAAAATCCAGATTCCTTTAAGGCTATATCTAAAGGAAGAATAGATAAATTAAAATTGTTATTAGATGAAAAATTAAAAGTTCAAAATGATTATTTAAGTATTTTAGAAAATGAAAAAAGAAGTGATAAAACTACAACTATTCCTAAAGGTTTAAAAATAAATCTAGAGGATGATAAAGAAGATGAATATTACTCAAAAATTATTAATTCTAATATAAATCTTCAAAATGAAATAAGTGCTATAAAAAATCAAATTAAAATTTTAGAATTAAAAAATGCTAATTTAAAAACAGGAACAACAGAAGAGATATTATATATAAAAAATGGTATAAAAAATATAATAACTGATTACAATATGATAATAGAAGAGTTTAATCAATTAGCAATTCAAGAAAATAGAATAAAATATGGAGAGATGTTGAAGAAAGCATCTCCTATTACAATAGTTTCAGAATCAAAAGCTAAACTTATATTGGCTGCAGGAGTTGTGTTAGGTTTATTCATGGGAATTTTAATAGCATTTTGTAAAGAGTTTTTCAAATCATTTAAAAAATATTTAGGTGTTATAGTGGTATTCTTTTTAGTTACATCTATAGGGTATTCACAGGAGAAATTTATTATTTCTTTCTCTCATAAAGAGATAACTAAAGGGCAAAATCCTGATAAAACTCCTCTTAATATAGAAAAAATAATGGAAAATTATATAAAGAAAAATTTTCCTAATGAAAATAGTGCAAAAATAGTTATTACTCCTATATTAATGGAAGACAGTTATAAGAAAGTAAAAAGTAGATTAATATCAGATAGCAGTTATTTATATATTCCAACTCAATATATAGTTTCTTTAGAAACAGATGATATTTCAAAGGAGAAAGAAATCTGTGATAAATTAAAATCAGAGTTTCCTAAATTTTATATAGATTATTTCCTAAATAAAAGTGAAGATTTTTCTAATAAAGAGACTTTTGAAGAGGAAAATTATACAGAAAGATTGGATGGTTTAAATAATACTCTTATAGGAATAGAAGAAGATATTGAAAATAGAAAACTTTTTGAGGGAAATAACAAGAAAAAAGAGGAATATAATAGAATATCTTTTGAAATCTGGAAAATAAGAAATAGTATTTATAGAGATTTAGAAAGTTATATTGTTTCTAATAATCTAGCTTTAAATGTTGAAAAAGAAAAAATATTGTTAGCTGGAGAAAAAACAATATTATTGAGAGAATTAGAAACAATAAAAGAAAAGATAGCTTTTTATTCTAATTTGTTATCAAAATACAATTTAGGTTCTAATGAAGTAGTAATCCTTGAAAATGGTGATTTAGCAGTACAAAATAAAAGTTCTATAAAAGAAAAACAATATTTAGAAATATCTGCTAGTAATTTAAAACTATTGGAAAAAGAAAAGGAAATCAATAGAAAAATCTTAGAAATTGAAAAACTTAGTACAAGTTTAAGAAAAGTTACTGAAAAAGAAGCTTTGGTTTTAGAAGAAAAGTTTAAAATTCTAGAGAGAGAAATCTATATATTAGAACAAAAAATAAAATATATAGAGCTTAGAGATTACAAAAGAGAATATGATTCAAGTGTAAGAATATCAGAGTATAAAGAAAAATAA
- a CDS encoding mandelate racemase/muconate lactonizing enzyme family protein, with amino-acid sequence MKITDIEVICLRVPKYEDSCEWGEDAVIVKVHTDMGITGIGESDTSPLVVKALIEAPETNLYCSGLKRLLIGENPLEIQKLWDKMYWASNYVGRRGAGIHAISAIDIALWDIASQYYKVPIYMLLGGKYRDKIKTYGTFIPADTPEENKEIVRRLKEQGFKSLKFGGGILGDDPDTDEAIIKAVREEAGEDFQLQIDLATKWRTYGHSVYMFKRLEKYNLNWIEEPILADDLKGYKKLGEISSVKVAGGESLTTRYEFQDFLKNAEPSIVQPDITRCGGISEMRKIYDLATLSGTKLVPHGFSTGILLAATVQFLAATEQGDLIEYSQSNSPLFTKLVKNRIQMEDGYVKVPDCIGLGVELDEELIEKYRMK; translated from the coding sequence ATGAAAATAACAGATATCGAAGTTATATGTTTAAGAGTTCCAAAATATGAAGACTCTTGTGAGTGGGGAGAAGATGCTGTTATAGTAAAAGTTCATACAGATATGGGAATTACAGGAATTGGAGAAAGTGATACATCTCCATTAGTTGTAAAAGCTTTAATAGAAGCTCCAGAAACAAACCTTTATTGTAGTGGACTAAAAAGATTACTAATTGGAGAAAATCCATTAGAAATTCAAAAACTATGGGATAAAATGTATTGGGCTTCTAACTATGTAGGAAGAAGAGGGGCTGGAATTCATGCAATCAGTGCCATTGATATAGCTTTATGGGATATAGCTTCTCAATATTATAAAGTTCCAATCTATATGTTACTTGGTGGAAAATATAGAGATAAAATAAAAACATATGGAACTTTCATTCCAGCAGATACTCCAGAAGAAAATAAAGAAATAGTTCGTAGATTAAAAGAGCAAGGATTTAAAAGTTTAAAATTTGGTGGAGGAATTTTAGGAGATGACCCAGATACAGATGAGGCAATAATCAAAGCTGTAAGAGAGGAAGCTGGAGAAGATTTTCAATTACAAATAGACTTAGCAACAAAATGGAGAACTTATGGACATTCAGTTTATATGTTTAAAAGATTAGAAAAATATAATTTAAACTGGATTGAAGAACCAATCTTAGCAGATGATTTAAAAGGATATAAAAAATTAGGAGAAATTTCTAGTGTAAAAGTTGCTGGTGGAGAATCTTTAACAACTCGTTATGAATTTCAAGATTTCTTAAAAAATGCAGAACCAAGTATAGTTCAACCAGATATTACAAGATGTGGTGGAATTAGTGAAATGAGAAAAATTTATGATTTAGCAACTTTATCAGGAACAAAATTAGTTCCACATGGATTTAGTACAGGAATTTTATTAGCAGCTACAGTACAATTTTTAGCAGCTACAGAACAAGGAGATTTAATAGAATATTCTCAAAGTAACAGTCCATTATTTACAAAATTAGTAAAAAATAGAATACAAATGGAAGATGGATATGTAAAAGTTCCAGACTGTATCGGTTTAGGTGTTGAATTAGATGAAGAATTAATAGAAAAATATAGAATGAAATAA
- the rfbA gene encoding glucose-1-phosphate thymidylyltransferase RfbA, translating into MKGIILAGGSGTRLYPLTMVTSKQLLPVYDKPMIFYPLSTLMLAGIKEILIISTPQDLPNFKKLLGDGSQYGISLSYAEQPSPDGLAQAFLIGEEFIGNDSCAMILGDNIFYGAGLSKHLKEAEAKEVGATIFGYYVNDPERFGIVEFDKDGKAISIEEKPEHPKSNYCVTGLYFYDNRVVDFAKKVRPSKRGELEITDLNKMYLEDGTLNVITLGRGYAWLDTGTMDSLAEATEFIKTIENRQGIQIASLEEIAYLHKWIDKEKLLEAAKKYGKSNYGQYLLKVAEDKIKY; encoded by the coding sequence ATGAAAGGAATAATATTAGCTGGAGGGTCAGGAACAAGATTATACCCTCTTACAATGGTAACATCAAAACAACTTTTACCAGTTTACGATAAACCAATGATATTTTATCCTCTATCAACTCTTATGTTAGCAGGAATAAAAGAGATTTTAATAATTTCAACACCACAAGATTTACCAAATTTTAAAAAACTTTTAGGAGATGGAAGCCAATATGGAATCTCTTTAAGTTATGCAGAACAACCAAGTCCAGATGGACTTGCTCAAGCATTTTTAATTGGAGAAGAATTTATAGGAAATGACTCTTGTGCAATGATATTAGGAGATAATATTTTCTATGGAGCAGGACTTTCAAAACATTTAAAAGAAGCTGAAGCCAAAGAGGTTGGAGCAACAATTTTTGGTTATTATGTAAATGACCCAGAAAGATTTGGAATAGTGGAGTTTGATAAAGATGGAAAAGCTATATCAATAGAGGAAAAACCAGAACATCCAAAATCAAATTATTGTGTAACAGGATTATATTTCTATGACAATAGAGTTGTAGATTTTGCAAAAAAAGTAAGACCATCAAAAAGAGGAGAGTTAGAAATAACTGACTTAAATAAAATGTATTTAGAAGATGGCACATTAAATGTAATAACTTTAGGAAGAGGTTATGCTTGGCTAGATACAGGAACAATGGATTCTTTAGCAGAAGCTACAGAGTTTATAAAAACAATAGAAAATCGTCAAGGAATACAGATAGCTTCTTTAGAAGAGATAGCATATTTACATAAATGGATAGATAAAGAAAAACTTTTAGAAGCAGCTAAAAAATATGGAAAATCAAACTATGGACAATATCTTTTAAAGGTAGCAGAGGATAAAATAAAATATTAG
- a CDS encoding autotransporter domain-containing protein, which produces MKIKRKYIKNPLFQVALVLLLTSCGGGGGGSAPIRDNNMRPIIVPERKPDVEIKPEINPVVNPEVNPDKDTNKVNGIVFGKGLPSNLTYSKPQIKVEAHEGKGLVVGILDSDFVKYQDRIGKKYGDKGVEIDFLPKGNDHHTYHGEGVLDTLLQGVTPKVVASSLSENDNGNNIIRYNLEDYKKILKKMKENDGDGPKKLKVFNQSWGSNLDYIQERNFFGNKDRLTGKVKLNEEQRNTIYRAFSSVKTGDVNREIIPSGKEAIDFYEEAIKNENALFVWANGNYDGGGHTITNGQLQSAAPLLRSSLERGWISVVGVDGKNNNKDYDAHLAYAGAVKDWAISAPGESTLNYENNSHIGSSFAAPRVTNAALQVASKFDWMTNNDVRLTLFTTTNKVGVGDGETEENRYIDFEPTGSHGWGVLNLSRALKGPGAFIGSILKADYKNKDSKDYNLYFNANIPEGKTSYFENNIFGNAGLKKKGEGTLVLTGENTFSGKSKIEDGKLEIYKKHRSGIDIEKNGTLVLHNNASVGFEDLDSFSIVTNSGTLNVVGKEAYIENYKNDKGKIHLKENSHLNIKKADVENLHVSVYSDNYVSPKEKKVELIKADELVGNIKDVEINGMRKISLDRENNNLVASISRENAVDYLGDAPINSKDTARKIEITLKELDEKYNSGNISEEEKELGNGIISMSVNKFKNATEIVSGEIYASAQALSFVQAQNINKSLSNHLGSLKDFYNSDYEWQGWSTFQSSSGKLKEDGYISADTKINGGHFGIDKRVGNSQVGVALSYGKGYGDFENYGGKYRSNSIGISLYEKEYFADNFYTLGRIGITHFDTTVDRALLTRNGDVEFGRIKHGDNMVSAYLEVGKHFEYITPYIGYSMDYLRRGDFNESSADWGIVANDKDYFKQNLIFGLQGEQKVSDVTFNYHLSQLVNIGDRDLSFKGHFTDSTTVHTFKGINQVKNTSWIGAGVTKEFTENFGVSVNLDIRLEEFKSADTVYSTKMYFRF; this is translated from the coding sequence ATGAAAATTAAAAGAAAATATATAAAAAATCCTCTATTTCAAGTTGCTCTTGTGTTACTTTTAACAAGTTGTGGAGGAGGTGGAGGAGGTTCTGCCCCTATTCGTGATAACAATATGAGACCTATTATTGTTCCTGAAAGAAAACCTGATGTAGAAATAAAGCCAGAAATAAATCCTGTTGTAAATCCAGAGGTAAATCCTGATAAGGATACCAATAAAGTAAATGGAATTGTTTTTGGAAAAGGGCTACCTTCTAATCTTACATATTCAAAACCTCAAATTAAAGTTGAAGCCCATGAGGGAAAAGGTTTGGTAGTTGGAATTTTAGATAGTGATTTTGTAAAATATCAAGATAGAATAGGAAAAAAATATGGAGATAAGGGTGTAGAAATTGACTTTTTACCAAAGGGAAATGACCACCACACTTATCATGGAGAGGGAGTATTAGATACATTATTACAAGGAGTAACTCCTAAGGTTGTAGCAAGTAGTTTAAGTGAAAATGATAATGGAAATAATATTATAAGATATAATCTTGAAGACTATAAAAAGATTTTAAAGAAGATGAAAGAAAATGATGGAGACGGACCTAAAAAATTAAAGGTATTTAATCAATCTTGGGGAAGTAATTTAGATTATATCCAAGAGAGAAACTTCTTTGGAAATAAAGACAGACTTACTGGAAAAGTAAAATTAAATGAAGAACAAAGAAATACTATTTACAGAGCTTTTTCTTCTGTTAAAACTGGTGATGTTAATAGGGAGATTATTCCATCTGGAAAAGAGGCAATAGATTTTTATGAAGAGGCTATAAAAAATGAAAATGCTCTTTTTGTATGGGCAAATGGAAACTATGATGGTGGTGGACATACTATTACTAATGGACAACTTCAATCAGCAGCACCTCTTTTAAGAAGTTCTTTAGAAAGAGGATGGATATCTGTTGTAGGTGTTGATGGAAAAAATAATAATAAAGATTATGATGCTCATTTGGCCTATGCTGGAGCTGTAAAAGATTGGGCTATATCTGCTCCTGGAGAATCTACTCTTAACTATGAAAACAACAGTCATATTGGTTCATCTTTTGCTGCCCCAAGAGTTACTAATGCAGCTCTACAAGTAGCTAGTAAATTTGATTGGATGACAAATAATGATGTAAGATTAACTTTATTTACTACAACTAATAAAGTGGGAGTTGGAGATGGAGAAACAGAAGAAAATAGATATATAGATTTTGAACCAACTGGAAGTCATGGTTGGGGAGTATTAAATCTTTCAAGAGCCTTAAAAGGTCCTGGAGCTTTCATAGGAAGTATATTGAAAGCTGATTATAAAAATAAAGATTCTAAAGACTACAATTTATACTTTAACGCCAATATTCCAGAGGGAAAAACTTCATATTTTGAAAATAATATTTTTGGAAATGCTGGACTTAAAAAGAAAGGTGAGGGAACTTTAGTCCTTACTGGTGAAAATACTTTTAGTGGAAAAAGTAAAATTGAAGATGGTAAATTAGAAATATATAAAAAACATAGGTCTGGAATTGATATTGAAAAAAATGGAACTTTAGTATTACATAATAATGCTTCTGTTGGATTTGAAGATTTAGATAGTTTCAGTATTGTTACAAATAGTGGAACTTTAAATGTTGTTGGAAAGGAAGCCTATATAGAAAACTATAAAAATGATAAGGGAAAAATTCATTTAAAAGAAAATTCCCACTTAAATATAAAAAAGGCTGATGTTGAAAACTTACATGTAAGTGTATATTCAGATAATTATGTATCTCCAAAGGAGAAAAAAGTTGAATTAATAAAAGCTGATGAATTAGTTGGAAATATTAAAGATGTTGAAATCAACGGAATGAGAAAAATATCTTTAGATAGAGAAAATAACAATTTAGTGGCTAGTATCTCTAGAGAAAATGCTGTGGATTATTTAGGAGATGCTCCTATTAATTCAAAGGATACTGCTAGAAAGATAGAAATCACTTTAAAAGAGTTAGATGAAAAATATAATAGTGGAAACATAAGTGAAGAAGAAAAAGAATTAGGTAATGGAATTATCTCAATGTCTGTTAATAAATTTAAAAATGCCACAGAGATTGTTTCTGGAGAAATTTATGCTTCTGCTCAAGCTTTAAGTTTTGTACAAGCTCAAAATATAAATAAAAGTTTATCAAACCATCTTGGAAGTTTAAAAGATTTCTACAATAGTGATTATGAATGGCAAGGTTGGTCAACTTTCCAAAGTTCTAGTGGAAAATTAAAAGAAGATGGATATATTTCTGCTGATACAAAAATAAATGGTGGACATTTTGGAATAGATAAAAGAGTTGGAAATAGTCAAGTGGGAGTTGCTCTGTCTTATGGAAAAGGTTATGGAGATTTTGAGAACTACGGTGGAAAGTATAGAAGTAACTCTATTGGAATTTCTCTTTATGAAAAAGAATATTTTGCTGACAATTTCTATACTTTAGGTCGTATTGGTATAACTCATTTTGATACAACTGTTGACCGTGCTCTACTAACTAGAAATGGAGATGTGGAGTTTGGAAGAATAAAACATGGTGATAATATGGTTTCTGCTTACTTAGAAGTTGGAAAACATTTTGAATATATTACTCCTTATATAGGATATTCTATGGATTATCTAAGAAGAGGGGATTTTAATGAAAGTAGTGCTGACTGGGGTATCGTTGCTAATGATAAAGATTATTTCAAACAAAATCTAATCTTTGGACTACAAGGGGAACAAAAAGTTTCTGATGTTACATTTAATTACCATTTATCACAATTAGTTAATATTGGAGATAGAGATTTAAGTTTCAAAGGACATTTTACTGATAGTACAACTGTTCACACATTCAAAGGAATTAATCAAGTTAAAAATACTAGTTGGATAGGTGCAGGAGTTACTAAGGAGTTTACTGAAAACTTTGGAGTTTCTGTTAACCTAGACATTAGATTAGAAGAATTTAAAAGTGCTGATACTGTGTATTCAACAAAAATGTATTTCCGTTTTTAA